Within the Piliocolobus tephrosceles isolate RC106 chromosome 15, ASM277652v3, whole genome shotgun sequence genome, the region cattccaataaaactttatttacaaaaacagaggGCTGGTAGATTAGGCCCACAGGGTGTAGTTTGCCAGCCTCTGaactagaaaaatacatttaacagtAGCCTTTCACTTCTAATGTGTTTGGTCAAGTAAAATAGGAACTGAACTGTGTTTGCCGGATTTGAGACTTAGGAGGTCACTTATTGAGAAGCTTTGCAGGGGAAGTTGCTGGGTAGTGATAAGTACAGAAACCTGATCTAGGCCTGGACAAATGAAAGAGAGGTAAAGATGTGGACACCAGAAGGGTAGACGCTTATTTCAAGGAGCTTGACTTTAGATGGAAGGAGGATGTGTAATTAAGAAGGGGTATCAGGTTCAgagaacatatattttatgtttcactttctgtttttgttttcacctGAGAGATACTTGAGCATATTTATGGGCCACAGGGAAGAAGCCAATACAGACGGCAAGAGTAAAGATGCAAGAAAagggccttttaaaaaatatcaaaaacaaaacaaaggaaataacctatGAAACAAGGTGTCACCTGACCTTTTTAGCAGCAGTACACCTTAGGTATTGGGATAACATGAAGAAAGAATAGTGTCACTTGCAGACTCTAGGGAAACTTTATTAAGCTCAAGATAGTATCTGGTAACATGGAAACTGACAATATAAAGTAGCATTGCTGCCCCTAGTAAAGGAGTAAGTACTAGCTTGGAAAAGGTTAAGCTCTTCTCTACATTTTGTTATCTTCCTAATCAATGTCCCTGTTGCCATTAAATCTATACATATAATAACCAATAGATTcttaagaaagacagaaagaacacATTTGAAGATTcattcatttctaaaacaaatgttttctgagCAGCCACTATGAGCTACACTCTCGTAGATGAGTACAGTGGTAACAAAGCCCTTGCACTCTTAGAGCTTATATGCTATTGGCCATGGATCCAATTTGGACACATTTGTCTTCAAAAGCCTCATCTAGTGATCTTCCTGTGACTTCTTCAAAACTTGAAGTGTCCAACAACCATCCACTGTACCAGCACATCTACAAATGAATCTGGGTACCCCAATACCTTGACACCAAGAGTAATACTTAGATTTCTACAAGTCTCTAATGCTTAGTACAATCGATACAATAtatacaaaatcaaaattatggTAATTCTACATGTtatataaggggaaaaaaaaagaccccagTTCTGTGACTACACAGATATTATAGAAGAAAATGGAAGTCAACTCCATCAGTAATTTTTTCCAGATCCTGtcctaaatgttttatattcattatctcatttaatatacACATTAACTCTGAAGTTTTAGACACAAGGCAGTGGAGTCTGGGAAAGATTAGGCAACTCACTGGTAAGGGATAGAGTCTGTACACTTTACCACTCTGCTGCGCTGCCTCTCGACTTACTCATCCCCACTTAAGAAAGTACATGGTGTCAGAATGCTCTAAAAACAGTATCCTAGGGGATAAAGGGAAGGGGGATAAGGTGAAGGCGTATGTGAAATACCTGCTGAATTCAGACTTCACCTCTCAAGGTGAATACCCATGTATGAAACTCACCTCAATTCcatttgaataccttttaaaGCCTAACCTAACTAAGAGGAAACAGGTGGGTTCAACCTACTGTATTTCGTTAATTCTAAGAtgaacatttttaacattttaagtctTGTAAATGGAGATGTTTCTTACCATCAATTAATAGCATTATAGAACTgaatcataattttctttctttcttacaatTGATGGTGTTTCTGACTCTATGAAATAGAAAGTAGAtaccttggccaggcgcggtggctcacgcctataatcccagcactttgggaggccgaggcgggcagatcatgaggtcaggagatcgagaccatcctggtgaacacagtgaaaccctgtctctactaaaaatacaaaaaaattagccgggcgtggtggcgggcgcctgtggtcccagctgcttgggaggctgaggcaggagaatggcgtgagcccgggaggtgggttgcagtgagccgagatcgcaccactgcactccagcctgggcaacagagcgagattccatctcaaaaaaaaaaaaaaagaaaaaaggaaaaagaaagtagatACCTTTGTGGGTATAGGAGTTGGAAGTTGAAAGAGTTCCTGGCTTATAACTTTAGTTTTTTCAGAGAGGGTGGACTGTAGGCCATCTGCTAGGGTGAAGGTGAATGGACACTGACACATTTGAGGAAGAAGAGTgagatgctttatttttctcttccctacACTATCCCTCTCCTGTCCTCTATCAGTTTCCATGTCTTAGGACTTTGACCTCCTTAAGAATCTGCACTAATGTGTTTGCTGTGGTGTTcccagtgcttagcacagttTATCATTCAGCACTTGATAAATTATCGTGAAGTATTTGCGTTAATGATGAATGAAACATGTGAAGGAAGAACGTTTGGAAGAGCAGGTGTGGAGAGTAGAAGAGGTAATTAACTAGAAACATTAATAAGGATTACGCAGGAGGTGGTTTCCCTATTTGAGATTCAAGACTACGTGCCAGTCTTCACTGTTGGATGATTCTGTTTTTCAATAGTTATTGCCATTTCATATATGAGAGTAAGAACCCTGGTGGTTGAATTGATCCAGATTTGGGGATTTTTAGGGTGAGCTTGATAGAGAGGCAAAAGGCGGAGGATGTGGAGAgtatagagaagaaaacaaattatctaaTGTTGCTAGAATGCATATATACTTGTTGGCCTAGAATAcatactttttgttttcattgtttcaaaACTACTTCCAGCTTGTTTTTGCATCATTTCAAACCCTTGATTGTGTCCTGTTTTATATTCTTGACTAGAATGCTATtagtgaatttattttattttttgaaattattgttttaattttgatttttgtagattTAGAGAGTAAAAATGCAGTTCTGTTACATGGCTGTTTTGCAAAGTATGAGCTTTTGTGTAActatcacccaaataatgtacattgtacccgttaggtaatttctcatccctcacctcctcccaccctcccacctttaGAAGTGTCTACTGTCTTTTATTCCATGCTcaatgtccatgtgtacacattatttagttcCCTCTTATGAATGAGAATAggtagtatttgactttctgagttattcagtgaattaattttaataaccttctttctctcaaaagaaaataatatatggaTGAGAAAATTCTGAAAGTAGaatttctataaaatagaaataaccaaTATTTGTGCTATATTCATAAAAAAAGCCATACTTTTTCTGCCTCACAAGTCACATACAGACAGCTGTGTCATCTTGGTAACCAACTGCAAACAGGGAACTTACGTGGATAGAGTGTAATGTTGTAGTGAAAGGAAATACAACAGTTTACCTGgtgctaatttaaaaatgaatattgctGTTACTGTCCACAATCAGGCACATTTGATAAACTGTTTATAAAAACAACTAAATTAATGTAATGAATTGAAtagtttgtattattattattaaagaataaTACTACACTCAGATCAGCTACAGATGTGTGTTTTTCAATAGCTGAATTCAGAGTACTTCACAATATTTGTTTTGAATAATGTGGAAAAACTTACATTTGTCAATTCAAGTTAACTCAATTTTTAGTTTGGGACTTGTTCTTTGTGTTAAGGTTTCAGTCCCAGTCAGGGCTCTCCCCTTGTGCCTCCAACTTCTCCCCATGTGTAATATAGATTCTCTGAAGAGACTTGTCATCTAGGTTCCAGGAGGGGGACATTCAGTCCTGATATTGTTCACTGTCTTTTCTAGACTCCAGCTTAGATAGGCAGCTGCTATGAGGTACCTCCAAAGATGCTTCTGCCTTGACTCTGGGGGTCTCAATGACCCATATGTTCTGGAACAGAGCTGCTCAAACTGTGgtctgtggaccagcagcatcagcatcccgTCTTGCCTGTGGGAGTGTgggaaatgcacattctcaggacATACCTCGGACTTAGCGAATTGGAAAGTCTGGGAGCAGTgctcaggaatctgcattttaacaagctctgTGGATGACTCTTACACACCCTAACATTTGAGAAGTTTTGTTCTAGAAGATTTTTTAACATCCACCTGAGCAATCATGatgaacttttcattttaatgagtGGTAATTATGGTTAGAGATAAACAAAAGGTTCATTGGGCATAGTGAGTATAATGATGAAATATTGACCTTGGTGAGAATAGAGTGGCTGTTGTAGAAAAGGAGGAGGTTTGGGTGGCCATAGGGCATGATAAAAGCAGAAGGTACCTGGGGTCATAGAATTGATAATGAAGAGAATTGGGAATGAATTGAAGGATGAACGTGTTTTAGATGCTTGTCATTATAAGGGGTTACTATTTGCTTTTGGGCTAAGTCTAATTTTGGTTCTCTTAAAAATAAGCCAAAAGGAGGCAATTTGCAGACATTTAGAGGGTTAGGTAAGTTCTTCACCTTGAACAATATTAAACAGCTTCTAGATATTATCTGTACTGGTATGATATTTCTTTTCTGATGTCTGAGCAGATCTGGATCTTCTTCCTCATCCCCCAAATGCACCACACCCAAACACCTTTTGTTTGTGTCTGGATAATCATAGATTTGCTTGAATAGGGTCGGGGGAGTGATCTGACCTCTTTATTACCTCCACTGAGCAGCAATGATTAACAATGTTGAGATTTAGttacaaataattatttcctttggGGTAGCTCAGTGAGCAGATGCTTCTTCAGAGTCCATTGGTGGGAGTGTTAAACAACAAGCTGGCccaatttttcaaagaaaaatttcttaGAGAAACTTTATAAGCATTACATATTCTGTTCTTGCAATGTACAGAAGAGATCCTTTTGGAAAATGACAATCAGACCTTAGTGTGGCTTACGAACAAAAGACAGTAATCTCACAAGAGAGGGAAAATTTAATAGATGGCTACAGAGACAGACAGTCCTCCTTGGGCTTCTTGTGCTCCCAGACATCTTGCTACATGAGCCACGCATGTAAGGCCCTGGTCATTCTTTATGTGGGCCATTTTTCAGGGTTGTGTTGAGCAACCTTGAAGAATGAGTTACTGTTTCCCTTCAGGACCAAGAGCAAGTTTAGCAGGTTTGCTTACTACTTACTATAAAAGTGGTAGATCATTTCAGCTCAACCTTCTTTCCTGTAACACAATCCACTGTGAATGCAAGTGTCCCTGGGCCCTCTGCATTGCCCCTGTGGCAATGTGGGACCCAGGAAAACCAATATAAACGTCCTGGTGATCATGCTGCTTTGCTGTGCTGTAAGTAACGTAAGTCTTCTGTCTCCAACCCAGGAAtctcatgtcttctgccagcatccatgaaacagtaagaaattaatttattagtTTGTATGTAAACTAAAATCAAATTACAAATCCGACCATTGTATGTTGAACATTAGAGAGAGCTTTGGGTCTCTCAAAAGGAATTTGTTCAAGGATTTCCTGCATTAGGGTGTTAGGAAGGGAGCAAAGGCTAGAGGTGGTAGTAGTATTTAGAATCAGGAGATTGCACAGTAAAAGAAAGTATTTGAGGGGGTGTTTCATGTCATAGGTAGttatacaaatacacatataccTGTTATGGGGACAGTAACCCAAATTGGTTTGGATAAGAAAGGATAGTGTTTCTTTTCTAATAACTGTTAACCTTGCATTTAGGTGAGTATCAGTTGTTCTGAGGAGTAATCATGGCACAGCATATCCCCGTAATCTGTACAAATGGCCCAAGCAGTCAGATGGCATACTTTACTGCTAAGGTGGATGAGGCTTGTTTCATTTGTGGGGGCAAGGACATGTGCtacttattaaacttttttttccctgctCAATGTATCTTTAGGTCAAAGTCTCTAACAGTTGCTTTTCCGTATCACTGAAGGATGCAAAAATCTGGGGTAAAGAATGTTCGAGTGAAAGAAGGAGTTAGTAGGACAGGGATGTGGAAGGCAGCTGGTGAGAGAGATGGTCCAAGGTAAAGGATTGTGCAGGTGTCATATATGTTATTGTCCTCATCCAGCTGTTTTCCCACCCCTGGATTTGTTGGATAACTGCTTGAACAGTGAAGGTAGAAACACATTCCACAGCCATGTGAATtccaacttctgagaaagctgaGCTACAGAACAGTTCTAATATAAACTGATGTAATGAGATTCTAGAGTCTGCTGTCATCACATTCTGTGTTGTTACCATGTTAACTCCATATGCAGCTTGAGCATTCAGTCTTCTGACCTGTTCCACCTACACAGGGCATTTTATGGCTTAAAGATGATGGCCTagaagggaggggagagactTACTTTGGATTAAATTCAAAATGGGAAAATGCTTCAGGTAAGCCTTAGAAAAAAACTTCAGCATATGCTAAAAGAAcattgaaaatattcataaaccaACCTTTAGTGCTTCCTTTAATTTCCCATAATAACTGGATATCCTGGACTGTCCAGATATTTACTTAAATCATTATCCCCAGAGAGATTCTGCTTCATCCatggttaatattttaaaatacaattagtCAACAGAATGTAAGTTTATTCTCCTTAACTCCTTTAAATATAGTAGTTTAGTAGTCTCAAACAGATATTGtggtttattacttttttttctttttttttgagaaggagtctcgcttgtcatccaggctggagtgcagtggtgcgatcttggctcactgcaacctccgcctcccgggttcacgccattctcccgcctcagcctcctgagtagctgggactacaggagcccaccaccatgcccggctaatttttttatatttttagtagagacggggtttcactgtgttagccaggatggtctcgatctcctgacctcgtgatccacccgcctcagcctcccaaagtgctgggattagaggcgtgagccactgcgcctggcctggtttattatttttaaaaccagttctgtcttttcctttaGGAATCTTTTTGTTCTGGTATCCTGGCATATGCTTCCCCTGATCTTTCTAACTGCTTCCCTAATTTTATGAACTTCTCTTCCTAAGGTTTAATAGAGTGGGTAGGTACTATGTAGACAGAAATAAGCTTTTAGACTTGTGTATTCTTTTGAGTACATCTGTGTGACCATTAACTTCAGCTCCCCTATTCTTATTCCCTGCTGTTTCCATAATGGTATGAAAACAGTACCAGCTGGTAGACACCAAAAGGTGGATATTATCCTTCAGGAGGCTTGGCAGGTCTCCACTCTgctccctatttttttttcctcatttgacCCTTTTCTCACTCTAGCTGCTGCAAAGAGGACCAGAGCTTCCAGCAATGTTTTCCAGAAGATCAAGTTACTACAGACGCCCAGCATCGTGGAACCTCTTCTATTTCACAACCAAATGTATCTCTTGGTCATAAAACGTCTTATTCCCCTGTAACATGTAAAGTCAATTCAGCCAAAGCAAGTAGAAGGTTATTATCTCTATCAAGTCCATCTTTCTCTGAAAGAAGATGTTCTTTATTTGTTggatttcaaaaaagaaatgcttccCCATACCGGCAACAAAGTAGAGCTAACTTTGATTCTGAAGAAGACACAAACTTCACTGATTTAAAATCTTCCTCAGACCATTTTGGTAGCTTTATGTCCTGCAGAAGACGTTTCTCATCCCGTAAACTAAGTATAGTTTCCTATTACAAGAGTGCCAATTTTTTTGATCCTCAAGCAAGTGGCCAGAATATGTTTAATCTAAAAGAAATCGAAATCTTTTCTAAAACCTCAAATAATACGGATGCTAAAAAACATATAACCATCTCTGCTCCTGAATATAAcactaaaaattttaagaattttgaaaCAAACACTACTTCTCCAGCCTTTGGGAACACTATTGATACAGCCTCCTATCAACAAAGCACATcatcctccttttctcttgcaagTGATACTTCCTCTCCCGATCAACAAAATGGAATTGCCACTGATATTCAACAAAGGGGCCAATTATGTAAAGATTTAAAAGATTTCCTTCATCCTGGTACTGAAAGTTACAGCACAGATCATTCTCCAATCACGATTCAACAGCATCCCTCTCAAAGTGGAACTTTCCCATTCCTCCATAAAGCTGGATTTTCTTCATCTTATAAAAATTCTGGTTGCTTTATCCCATTTCAAAACGAAGTAACTTCAGGCCCATCTGAAGATGAAGACTTTGCTGTCTTGTTTCAAGATGAAGACAGATCTTCACCTATTGAAATTCCTAAAATAAGGTCACTTCAGACTTTACCCTGTCTTAGAAGGGCACCTCAAATAGTTTTCCCACCAGTCACTTTCGTAGTCTGTAGAATTCATTTCTCATAACTCCCCTTTCCTCACCAAGTTCACTGCATTTTCTGAAAAAGATTCCTACATTGCAGTATAAATTTAATTGCTGTACTTTTGAAAGTTAGTTTGCTGATGTTATTGGAGTATGGAAGTCAAAGATGATTTTGTTTTAAGCTTTTTTCAGATTTACTGCTTAAAGATGGGCTAATCTCAGATTTCTGAGTGACTGATGTAATACTTTTGTGGTCTGAAAATAACATCAAGCCTTGATGTGTGGACCTTCTAAAAGTAATACATTCTTTGAGAGTTTAGTATCCCCTTTTATCATACTCTAATCGTTAGAAACAGTCTTCTTACATAATCTCTAGAGTTATATTCATCAGTAcacacattttcatatatatcaGCCTTGCTAGCTGTATTTCTCATGCCCGATGTTCCACTGACAGATGATGTTTTTATGAACACAAGAACCAAATTAGAAGTTAAAAATGTTTAGTGGAATATATGGAATATTTCGAAACCAGATATTTTAACTAAGTAATTTTAATACACATTCATGTATGTGCAAATCTGGGCATTCAAGGAATTCTGAAATCAGGAAAAAGTATGTATATTAGTctcccaaaattttatttttaaaaatgagtgtttttcatttttttcccattgtattAAACAAAGACTATTATAAAGTATTTATCAAAGTAGCTAATGAATGAAAATGCGTGTAAgcaattgaaaatatttaagttaGAATACAATTAGATTTTATAGAGGAAAGGAATTTGCATTATTTCTAATTATCCTAATAAAATGTTCCCCAAATTTGTATCATGGGGCTAagatgttatttttacttttgtggtTTTGTCTTCTCTTAGCATGTGTCTTAAAAAATGgtcttttgattttaatttttaaaaattgtgataaatacAGAagttaccatcttaaccattttaaaatgtgtgtttcagtgacattaagtacattcacattgttgtacagccatcaccaccatccgtTTCcacaactcttttcatcttgcaaaactgaaactaaaCTCTCCACCCATTAGATAAGAACTCTCTACTCTGCTCTCTCCCTAGCCCTTGTCAACCATCACTCTActttatatatatgattttgGCTACTGCAAGTACCTCATATAAGGGGAATCATATGGTATTTTGTgaccagcttatttcacttagcatagtgtataatgtcctcaaagttcatccgTGTTTTAGCATAtgtcagaatgtccttcctttttaaggctgaataatattccactgtatgtatatatcacattttgcatATCCTTTATCCATCAGTGGACAATTTGGGGCGCTTCCATgtttaactattgtgaataatgcactatctatgaacatatgcatgcaacTATCTGTTCGAAaccttgctttcaattcttttgagtatatatccagaagtggaattattggatcatatggtaattatattttaattttttgaggaactaccatattgttttccatagtggctgcaccattttacatttgcaCCAAGAATGTAgaaggattccagtttctccactaCCTTACCAACacttactattttgttttgttttgttatagtagctatcctaatgggtatgaggtggcatctcattgtgggtttttaTTGGAATATCCCTAATGATTAGTAacattgaacatctttttgtGTGACTGCTgcccatttgtataccttctttggagaaatgccaaTTCAAGTCTCttgatcatttttttaaatcaggttttattttgttgttgatttgtaggagttctttatatattttggatattaacactttaaaaaagatacaatttgcaaatattttctcccagtgtgtAGGCTGCCTTTTTGCTGAGTATGTCCTTTGATTCATAGAAGTTTTAGATTTTGAGGTAGTCtagtttgtcaattttttcttttattgcctaTGCTTTTAGTGCCATAATcaataaatcattgccaaatccactGTTGCGTTatgttttaagagttttatagctttaggttttacatttaggtctttgatgcattttgagttaatttttgtttgtgatATTAAGTAATGGTCttacttcattcttttatatgtgaatatccagttttctcaacaccgtTTGTTGAAGAGATTACCCTTTCTCTTTTGAATGATCTTGGGACCTTTGTCAAAAGTCATGTGATCATATATATGTGGTTGACTTCTgggctttccattttctttcactgGCCTATGCATCTGTCTTTACGCCACACTGTACCAcactgtttggttactgtagctttgtagtaagtttgaaAATCAGGAGGTGTGagacctccaactttgtttttatttttcaagattattttggccaTTTGGGGCGTCTTGGAATTCCAAATGAATTTCAGGATAGATgtttctatttctacaaaaaatactggGATTTTCAGAGGGATTGCATTGCATCTGTAGATTATTTTGGGTAGGATTGACATCTTAACATTATAAACTTTCAAATCCAcaaacatgggatgtctttctatttgtatcttatttaaattctttcaacagtgttttgtagttttcagtgtacaggtttTTCATCTcagttaagtttatttctaagtattttacacTTTTGATGCAATTAtaagtaaaagtatttttataattctttccaGATAGCTCATTGTTAATGCATAGAAAAACacctgatttttgtgtgttgattttctatcctgcaactttgctgaattttattaattcttattttgtatatgtgtgtgaaatatttagggtttttttctaCCTATAAGATTGTGTTGTCTGTGATCAGAAGATAACTTTGTTTCTCcctaatttggatgccttttatttcatcaTCTTGCCTAGTTGCACTGGTTAGAACTTTTAGTACTATGTTGACTAGAAGTGATAAAGagcacccttgtcttgttcctaatcttaataagaaagctttcagcttttcaccattGACTATGATGTCAGCTGTGGACTTTTCACATATGGCCTTTAATATATTgaagcagttaatttttattcctagtttgttgagtgctTTTATCATAAAAAGGTgataaattttgtcaaatgctttttctgcatcaatggAGATGATCATGGGttgtttttcccttcattttgtttatgttgtattgatatggtttgactgtgtccccacccaaatctcaacttgaattgtatgtccagaattcccacatgttgtgggagggacccagggggaggtaattaaatcatggggggcAATCTTTCCTGTGCAATTCTCATGataataagtctcacaagatctgacggaGGTGTTTGTCCTAATGGTACCCCTCCTCTTGCTCCCTACCCCCTGACAgccctcagtgtgtgatgttcctctccctgtgtccatgtgttctcatcgttcagctctcacttatgagtgagaacatgcagtgtttggttttctgttcctgtgttagtttgctgagaatgatggtttccagcttcaccatgtccctgcaaatacCTAacatagatgatgggttgatgggtacagcaaaccaccatggcacatatctACCTGTGCATATATCTGTATAGTAGaatgctttataatcctttgggtatatacccattaatgggattgctgggtcaaatgatatttctggttctagatccttgaggaattgccacactgtcttccacaatggttaaactaatttacactcccaccaatagtgtaaaagtgttcctatttctccacatcctctccagcatctgttgtttcctgacattttaattatcgccattctaactggcgtgagatggtatctcattatggttttgatttgcatttctctaatgaccaatgatgatgaggtttttttcatatgtttgttggccgcataaatgtcttcaagaagtgtctgttcatattcttcacccactttttgatagggttgtttggtttttttcttgtaaatttatttaagttccttgtagattcttgatattagccctttgtcagatggatagattgcagaaattttctcccactctgtaggttgcctgttcactctgatgatagtttcttttactgcgcagaagttctttagtttaattagatccagtttgtctattttggcttttgttgcaattgcttttggtgttttagtcatgaagtctttgcccatgcctatgtcctgaatggtattgcctaggttttcttctagggtttttatggctttaggtcttacatttaagtctttgatccttcttgagttgatttttgtataagatgtaaggaaggggtccagtttcagttttctgcatatggatggctagccagttttcccaacaccatttattaaacagggaatcctttccccattgcttgtttttgtcagtttgtcaaagatcagatggttgtaggtgtgtggtgttatttctgaggcctctgttctattccattggtctatatatctgttttggtaccagtaccatgctgtgttggttactgtagccttgtagtatagtttgaagtcaggtagtgtgatgcttcc harbors:
- the RMDN2 gene encoding regulator of microtubule dynamics protein 2 isoform X2, which encodes MGKCFSCCKEDQSFQQCFPEDQVTTDAQHRGTSSISQPNVSLGHKTSYSPVTCKVNSAKASRRLLSLSSPSFSERRCSLFVGFQKRNASPYRQQSRANFDSEEDTNFTDLKSSSDHFGSFMSCRRRFSSRKLSIVSYYKSANFFDPQASGQNMFNLKEIEIFSKTSNNTDAKKHITISAPEYNTKNFKNFETNTTSPAFGNTIDTASYQQSTSSSFSLASDTSSPDQQNGIATDIQQRGQLCKDLKDFLHPGTESYSTDHSPITIQQHPSQSGTFPFLHKAGFSSSYKNSGCFIPFQNEVTSGPSEDEDFAVLFQDEDRSSPIEIPKIRYITANTDTEEQSFPVPKAFNTHVEELNLDVLLQKVDHLRMSESGKSESFDLLCDHKEKFRDEIEFMWRFARAYGDMYELSTNTQEKKHYANIGRTLSERAINRAPMNGHCHLWYAVLCGYVSEFEGLQNKINYGHLFKEHLDIAIKLLPEEPFLYYLKGRYCYTVSKLSWIEKKMAATLFGKIPSSTVQEALHNFLKAEELCPGYSNPNYMYLAKCYADLEENQNALKFCNLALLLPTVTKEEL
- the RMDN2 gene encoding regulator of microtubule dynamics protein 2 isoform X1, which gives rise to MGKCFSCCKEDQSFQQCFPEDQVTTDAQHRGTSSISQPNVSLGHKTSYSPVTCKVNSAKASRRLLSLSSPSFSERRCSLFVGFQKRNASPYRQQSRANFDSEEDTNFTDLKSSSDHFGSFMSCRRRFSSRKLSIVSYYKSANFFDPQASGQNMFNLKEIEIFSKTSNNTDAKKHITISAPEYNTKNFKNFETNTTSPAFGNTIDTASYQQSTSSSFSLASDTSSPDQQNGIATDIQQRGQLCKDLKDFLHPGTESYSTDHSPITIQQHPSQSGTFPFLHKAGFSSSYKNSGCFIPFQNEVTSGPSEDEDFAVLFQDEDRSSPIEIPKIRYITANTDTEEQSFPVPKAFNTHVEELNLDVLLQKVDHLRMSESGKSESFDLLCDHKEKFRDEIEFMWRFARAYGDMYELSTNTQEKKHYANIGRTLSERAINRAPMNGHCHLWYAVLCGYVSEFEGLQNKINYGHLFKEHLDIAIKLLPEEPFLYYLKGRYCYTVSKLSWIEKKMAATLFGKIPSSTVQEALHNFLKAEELCPGYSNPNYMYLAKCYADLEENQNALKFCNLALLLPTVTKEDKEAQKEMQKIMTSLKRSWEAEFTL